A window of Fictibacillus halophilus contains these coding sequences:
- the liaF gene encoding cell wall-active antibiotics response protein LiaF, which translates to MLNRKRSDFISWGLLLAVVLVLLEATLNGGGILFSLLFSAALLFFGRKRMPKRSGKVMFWLGVFIAVMNVLSMFTFKLLLVAFVIYVIYEFYQSKQNPVFVTPQFAQVPTMSQDDVYRKETLLKNILLGTQQTPEHVYEWNDINIQCGPGDTIIDLNQTILPDGESVILIRGTIGNITIYVPYEMEAAVSHSMIMGNSRIFDRSESKLFNQTLFYRTKGYGEAEKKIKIVTSMFAGSLEVKRV; encoded by the coding sequence ATGCTGAATCGGAAAAGAAGTGATTTCATAAGTTGGGGGCTTTTATTAGCGGTTGTTTTGGTATTATTAGAAGCTACCTTGAACGGAGGAGGAATCTTATTTTCTCTCTTATTTAGTGCTGCACTCTTGTTTTTTGGACGAAAACGAATGCCGAAGCGCTCCGGCAAGGTCATGTTTTGGCTAGGTGTTTTTATCGCAGTCATGAACGTTTTAAGCATGTTCACCTTTAAGCTTTTATTAGTAGCATTCGTTATCTATGTGATATATGAATTTTATCAATCTAAACAAAATCCAGTTTTCGTGACGCCTCAGTTCGCACAGGTTCCAACTATGTCACAAGACGATGTATACAGAAAAGAAACGCTGTTAAAAAATATCCTACTAGGCACTCAACAAACACCAGAGCATGTGTATGAATGGAACGATATTAACATCCAATGTGGTCCTGGTGATACGATCATTGATTTGAACCAAACGATTTTACCTGACGGGGAATCCGTTATTTTGATCCGTGGTACGATCGGAAATATCACGATCTATGTCCCTTATGAGATGGAGGCGGCAGTCAGCCATTCTATGATCATGGGGAATTCAAGAATTTTTGACCGAAGTGAATCTAAGCTGTTCAATCAGACGCTTTTTTACCGAACGAAAGGGTATGGAGAGGCTGAGAAAAAAATAAAAATCGTTACAAGTATGTTTGCCGGCAGTCTGGAGGTGAAACGGGTATGA
- a CDS encoding NUDIX hydrolase, with product MDAVFHVEHQVFNYRVAAVMIKEGRVLMHRAKAETNWSLPGGRVKLGEDAKSSLKREMKEELDLTVNIEGFLWAIENFFTYAEKEIHEVGIYFKITAENLLPLHDGEEFTVLEADRLVFKWVPLEKLDDYVLYPRVVKEKLKEGSLEPDYFLVDQSR from the coding sequence ATGGACGCAGTGTTTCATGTGGAACATCAAGTTTTTAATTACCGTGTAGCAGCCGTGATGATTAAAGAAGGTCGAGTTCTCATGCACCGGGCGAAAGCAGAAACCAATTGGTCATTACCTGGAGGACGGGTGAAGCTTGGTGAAGATGCCAAATCGAGCTTAAAGCGAGAGATGAAAGAAGAACTGGATTTGACTGTGAACATTGAAGGTTTCTTATGGGCAATTGAAAACTTTTTTACATATGCAGAAAAAGAAATTCATGAGGTTGGAATATATTTTAAAATCACAGCTGAAAACTTGTTGCCGCTTCATGATGGTGAGGAATTTACTGTGTTAGAAGCAGATCGGCTTGTCTTTAAGTGGGTCCCGTTGGAGAAGTTAGATGATTATGTGTTGTATCCCAGAGTGGTGAAGGAAAAGTTGAAAGAAGGTTCATTAGAGCCAGACTATTTCTTAGTAGACCAATCTAGATGA
- a CDS encoding YjiH family protein, with the protein MGLPKQQMNYDMKQTNFSSLIKFIIPSLIGIFLFMIPISYGGEITIPVAILAGILQDGIGAYIPKIMTAIIAITVVGSLGTYFFKPKAIINKPFLNTLFNVNIVWQLIRLVGLIFAVMTLFKLGPKAVWSENTGQLLLFDLIPVLFSVFLFAGLFLPLLFNFGLLELCGALLVKVMRPVFKLPGRSSIDCLASWLGDGTIGVLLTNKQYEEGYYTKREAAVIGTTFSVVSITFAIVVLAQVDLAHMIVPYYLTVVLAGLVCAIIIPRIPPLSRKPDTYYEGAKENVVDEVIPEGETPFGFGLKKAVERADQNKKAAPLVKEGIQNVLDMWMGVVPIVMAIGTSALMVAEFTPFFTYLGAPFVPILEFLQVPYASDAAQTIVIGFADMFLPSIIGAGIESELTRFVVAAMSVIQLIYMSEVGGLLLASKIPVNFKELVIIFFLRTFISLPIVVGMAHLLF; encoded by the coding sequence ATGGGTTTACCAAAGCAACAAATGAATTATGACATGAAGCAAACGAATTTTTCGAGTTTGATTAAATTTATTATTCCGTCTTTGATCGGTATATTTTTATTTATGATTCCCATCTCATACGGTGGGGAAATTACCATTCCAGTAGCCATTTTAGCTGGAATCTTGCAGGATGGAATCGGTGCGTATATTCCGAAAATCATGACGGCTATCATAGCGATTACGGTTGTAGGTTCTTTAGGAACATACTTTTTTAAGCCAAAAGCTATTATTAATAAACCATTTTTAAACACATTGTTTAATGTGAATATCGTATGGCAATTGATTCGTTTGGTGGGATTGATTTTTGCTGTGATGACGTTGTTTAAGCTCGGGCCTAAAGCCGTATGGTCTGAAAATACAGGGCAGCTTCTACTTTTCGACTTGATACCTGTATTATTTTCGGTCTTCTTATTCGCTGGTTTATTTTTACCGCTTTTATTTAACTTTGGGTTGTTAGAGCTGTGTGGAGCATTACTTGTTAAAGTGATGCGTCCTGTATTTAAATTGCCAGGACGCTCTTCTATCGACTGTTTAGCATCATGGCTTGGTGACGGAACGATTGGCGTTCTTTTAACAAACAAGCAGTATGAAGAAGGCTATTACACGAAACGTGAAGCAGCTGTAATTGGTACAACGTTTTCTGTCGTATCTATCACATTCGCGATTGTTGTTCTTGCTCAAGTTGATCTAGCTCATATGATCGTTCCTTATTATTTAACAGTCGTATTAGCAGGCCTCGTGTGTGCGATTATTATTCCACGCATCCCGCCTTTGTCGAGAAAACCTGATACGTATTATGAGGGCGCAAAAGAAAATGTAGTTGATGAAGTAATTCCTGAAGGTGAGACACCTTTTGGATTTGGTCTTAAAAAGGCGGTTGAACGCGCTGATCAAAATAAAAAAGCTGCGCCGTTAGTAAAAGAAGGAATTCAAAACGTACTTGATATGTGGATGGGCGTTGTTCCTATCGTAATGGCAATCGGAACATCAGCATTGATGGTGGCAGAGTTCACACCTTTCTTCACATACTTAGGAGCACCTTTTGTCCCGATCTTAGAGTTCCTGCAAGTTCCATATGCATCAGATGCAGCACAAACGATCGTAATCGGATTTGCGGATATGTTCCTTCCTTCTATCATTGGAGCAGGGATTGAAAGTGAGCTGACTCGCTTCGTTGTTGCAGCCATGTCAGTAATTCAATTAATCTATATGTCTGAAGTTGGTGGATTGTTATTAGCTTCTAAGATTCCAGTGAACTTTAAAGAACTAGTCATTATCTTTTTCTTGCGTACATTCATCTCACTTCCAATTGTTGTCGGAATGGCACATCTATTGTTCTAA
- a CDS encoding sensor histidine kinase has protein sequence MSTVLRHMFSGIVAAFAVAILLGSIVYTTFPIDNWDFLLQKNLLDIPLAFVLPFFVFIMGAFFGLNSGITSRKQLNSINRTLKSIEDGRQVDMKEVRSLELRTIAKRMEGIQKQLGEKIRQSQKMATEKAVDQEKRIQEIISQERNRLARELHDSVSQQLFAASMIMSAVNETRSEDDTRESKQLKLVEETIHQTQLEMRALLLHLRPAALNGKSLQKGMEELLQELLQKVPIELKWKIETIPLAKGVEDHLFRILQESVSNILRHAQANKAQILLVQRDDLIILRIEDDGVGFKMDQEKTGSYGLQNMHERALEIGGTLKIVSLPGEGTRLEVKVPILKAGDEGNDQSIISG, from the coding sequence ATGAGTACTGTTTTACGTCATATGTTCTCCGGTATCGTAGCTGCATTTGCTGTAGCAATTCTTTTAGGCTCAATCGTTTACACAACATTTCCGATCGATAACTGGGACTTTTTATTACAGAAAAACTTACTTGATATCCCTTTAGCTTTTGTTTTGCCTTTTTTCGTGTTTATCATGGGCGCTTTCTTTGGCTTAAATTCAGGAATCACCTCTCGTAAACAATTAAACTCCATCAATCGTACACTGAAGTCCATTGAAGACGGCAGGCAAGTAGACATGAAAGAAGTCAGGAGTCTTGAATTACGAACGATTGCCAAGCGTATGGAGGGCATACAAAAGCAATTAGGGGAAAAGATTCGTCAGTCTCAAAAGATGGCTACGGAAAAAGCAGTAGATCAAGAGAAGCGCATTCAAGAGATTATTTCCCAAGAAAGAAATCGTTTGGCGAGAGAACTGCATGATTCTGTGTCTCAGCAGCTTTTTGCTGCAAGCATGATCATGTCTGCGGTAAATGAAACGCGTTCAGAAGATGACACACGTGAATCTAAACAGTTAAAACTAGTTGAAGAAACGATTCATCAGACACAGCTTGAGATGAGAGCACTTCTTCTGCACCTTCGTCCAGCAGCATTAAACGGAAAATCATTGCAGAAAGGGATGGAAGAGCTTTTACAAGAGCTTCTGCAAAAAGTGCCGATCGAACTGAAATGGAAGATTGAAACGATTCCTCTTGCTAAAGGAGTCGAAGATCACCTGTTTCGTATTCTTCAAGAATCGGTGTCTAACATTCTAAGGCATGCACAGGCAAATAAAGCGCAAATCTTGCTCGTCCAAAGAGATGATCTGATTATCCTTCGCATTGAAGATGATGGTGTTGGCTTTAAGATGGATCAGGAAAAAACAGGTTCCTATGGTCTACAAAACATGCATGAACGTGCATTAGAAATTGGCGGCACACTGAAGATTGTGAGTTTGCCAGGTGAAGGAACGCGGCTTGAAGTAAAAGTACCTATTTTGAAAGCGGGAGATGAGGGTAATGATCAAAGTATTATTAGTGGATGA
- a CDS encoding carbonate dehydratase, whose amino-acid sequence MKHNDCGEGFQPFVSPNPKTTFNPIQIAPTIDQSSFLSPFTSVIGDVRIKENVYVAPLVSIRADEGTPFYIGSNTNLQDGVILHGLTNQFVKIDGRKYSIYIDNEVSVAHGALVHGPCFIGEKVFVGFKAIVYNATVEKGSFISYNAVVTNGVHIRKNRFVPPGAYIDSQKKADALPRVPTDVKEFARGVQLVNQEFPAAYHLLFGDCRCSCGLAYNKNSSEEESD is encoded by the coding sequence TTGAAACACAATGATTGCGGAGAGGGATTTCAACCTTTTGTTAGCCCTAATCCTAAGACGACATTTAATCCAATTCAGATCGCACCAACTATTGATCAAAGTTCATTTCTCAGTCCATTTACAAGTGTAATCGGTGATGTAAGAATTAAAGAGAACGTATATGTCGCACCACTCGTGAGTATTCGCGCAGATGAAGGAACGCCATTTTACATCGGATCTAACACAAATCTCCAAGATGGCGTCATTCTTCATGGATTAACAAATCAGTTCGTCAAAATAGATGGTAGAAAGTATTCCATTTATATCGACAATGAAGTCTCTGTCGCGCATGGAGCACTCGTTCACGGACCGTGTTTTATTGGAGAAAAAGTATTCGTAGGCTTTAAGGCAATCGTTTATAACGCTACAGTGGAGAAAGGAAGCTTTATTTCCTACAATGCAGTAGTTACGAACGGAGTGCATATTCGGAAGAATCGGTTCGTCCCGCCTGGAGCCTATATTGATTCTCAAAAGAAAGCCGATGCACTCCCCCGTGTACCTACTGACGTAAAAGAATTTGCACGCGGCGTACAGCTAGTCAATCAGGAGTTCCCAGCTGCTTATCATCTATTGTTCGGTGATTGTCGCTGCTCTTGTGGATTAGCTTACAACAAGAACAGCAGTGAGGAAGAATCTGATTAG
- a CDS encoding flagellar basal body rod protein, with protein sequence MKKLGLLVVGGIAAIVLIANLGPMVGLAIGLAVMYYAFKKAMAANSGGKKFWWGALSVVGLCVSVSNLPAILGAVAIYVLYVVYKKWNQSAVLDENDSNDPFTNFEREWAKLKNS encoded by the coding sequence ATGAAAAAATTAGGCTTGCTTGTAGTTGGAGGAATTGCAGCAATCGTTTTGATCGCAAATCTTGGCCCGATGGTAGGTCTTGCAATCGGTCTGGCCGTCATGTATTACGCATTTAAGAAGGCGATGGCTGCAAACAGTGGAGGAAAGAAATTTTGGTGGGGTGCTCTATCGGTAGTCGGGCTTTGTGTATCCGTTAGCAACCTGCCTGCGATATTAGGTGCTGTCGCGATCTATGTTCTCTACGTGGTTTATAAGAAATGGAATCAATCAGCTGTACTAGATGAGAACGACAGTAATGACCCTTTCACCAACTTTGAAAGAGAATGGGCAAAACTTAAAAATAGCTAA
- a CDS encoding response regulator, with product MIKVLLVDDHEMVRIGVSAYLSAQPDIEVTDEAENGKVAIEKALALKPDIILMDLVMDEMDGIEATREITTAWPEAKIIVVTSFLDDEKVYPALEAGASSYMLKTSKASDIAQAVRDTYHGKSVLEPEVTGKMMSKMRKKQTREPHEELTAREMEILLLMTKGKTNQEIADDLFIALKTVKVHVSNILSKLDVQDRTQAVIYAFNHSLV from the coding sequence ATGATCAAAGTATTATTAGTGGATGATCATGAGATGGTGCGTATTGGGGTATCGGCTTACCTTTCTGCGCAGCCTGATATAGAAGTAACGGATGAAGCGGAGAACGGAAAAGTAGCCATAGAAAAGGCACTAGCGCTGAAACCGGATATTATATTAATGGATCTTGTTATGGATGAGATGGATGGAATTGAAGCAACGCGGGAGATAACAACGGCATGGCCAGAAGCGAAAATCATCGTTGTTACCAGTTTTCTTGATGATGAGAAAGTATATCCGGCTCTAGAGGCGGGTGCTTCTAGCTATATGTTAAAAACGTCAAAAGCAAGTGATATCGCCCAAGCTGTTCGCGATACATATCACGGGAAATCTGTTCTTGAACCGGAAGTAACAGGAAAGATGATGAGCAAGATGCGTAAAAAGCAAACGCGCGAGCCACATGAAGAGCTGACTGCGCGCGAGATGGAGATTCTTTTATTGATGACGAAAGGGAAGACAAACCAGGAGATTGCCGACGATCTGTTCATCGCTTTAAAAACAGTCAAAGTGCATGTAAGTAATATTTTGAGCAAGTTGGATGTCCAAGACCGTACGCAAGCTGTTATCTATGCCTTTAACCATTCACTCGTGTAA
- a CDS encoding pseudouridine synthase codes for MRIHKYISLTGFCSRRETDRLLKNGRITINGEVANKDSFVHETDTILIDGKKIPQKTSAIYLAFNKPVGVTTTSNPNIDGNILEYIDLSERVFAVGRLDKASQGLILLTNDGELANRISQADYGHEKEYEVTVDQPVTDLFLQKMAQGVFILDSVTKPAKTEFVSKYVFRITLTQGLNRQIRRMCKTLGYKVEKLERIRIMNIHLHALEVGKWRYLRDDELIELKKGLEI; via the coding sequence ATGCGCATTCATAAATATATAAGCTTAACGGGTTTTTGTTCTAGAAGAGAGACGGATCGGCTATTAAAGAATGGCCGGATTACTATAAATGGAGAGGTCGCGAACAAAGATAGTTTTGTACATGAGACAGATACTATCCTTATCGATGGTAAAAAAATTCCTCAAAAAACATCAGCGATTTACCTCGCCTTCAACAAACCAGTTGGCGTCACGACCACTTCCAATCCTAATATTGATGGAAATATTCTAGAGTATATTGATTTATCAGAGCGCGTATTCGCTGTTGGTAGGTTAGATAAAGCTTCTCAAGGTTTGATTTTATTGACGAATGATGGGGAGTTAGCTAATCGAATTTCACAGGCCGATTATGGTCATGAGAAAGAATATGAAGTGACGGTCGATCAACCTGTTACTGATTTGTTTCTTCAAAAAATGGCTCAAGGCGTTTTTATTTTAGATTCAGTAACCAAACCTGCGAAAACAGAGTTTGTAAGCAAGTATGTTTTCCGAATCACACTTACGCAAGGATTGAACCGGCAAATTCGGCGTATGTGTAAAACGCTTGGGTATAAAGTGGAGAAGCTAGAGCGTATACGTATTATGAATATACATCTTCATGCATTAGAAGTCGGGAAGTGGCGTTATTTAAGGGATGACGAGCTTATTGAACTCAAAAAAGGTTTAGAGATTTAG
- a CDS encoding glutathione peroxidase: MSVYDFSVETIKGEKTNLDNYKGDVLLIVNTASKCGFTPQYKGLQSIYESHKEQGLSVLGFPCNQFGAQEPGSSDEIMEFCELNYGVNFPMFAKVDVNGDEAHPLFKYLAAEAPGILGSKAIKWNFTKFLVDRNGQVVKRFAPTDKPETIEKHIQELL; the protein is encoded by the coding sequence ATGTCTGTATATGATTTTTCAGTTGAAACGATCAAAGGCGAGAAAACCAACCTAGACAATTACAAAGGCGATGTTCTCTTAATTGTAAATACAGCTAGTAAATGCGGTTTTACTCCACAATACAAAGGACTTCAATCCATTTATGAAAGCCATAAAGAGCAAGGATTATCTGTTCTTGGATTTCCATGTAATCAATTTGGTGCACAAGAACCAGGTTCGAGTGACGAGATTATGGAGTTCTGCGAGTTGAACTATGGTGTTAACTTTCCGATGTTCGCAAAAGTAGACGTAAACGGTGATGAAGCGCATCCCCTTTTTAAATACTTAGCTGCCGAAGCACCAGGCATCTTAGGATCTAAAGCGATCAAATGGAACTTCACTAAATTTTTAGTAGATCGAAACGGACAAGTTGTAAAGCGCTTCGCCCCAACAGATAAGCCCGAAACGATTGAAAAACATATACAAGAACTTCTCTAG
- a CDS encoding PspA/IM30 family protein, with protein sequence MNLFERIKNSISADVHELLDQKEEKNPLSLLNQYLRQCELEVNKAHKLVERQQLLKDQFVREMEEAEAKAAKRAHQAEIAQQANEQELYQFALQEKEQHALRAANLKESTLQAEKDLVELEQKYEQMKHKLKDMQIKRMELMGRENVARAHQKMDRVIDPTHSIKKSAFRFDELESYMDRLEQKVNADYHASSMEAKLAKLEKDWKKEESSTTV encoded by the coding sequence ATGAATTTATTTGAACGTATCAAAAACTCAATCTCAGCAGATGTACATGAGCTTTTAGATCAAAAAGAGGAAAAGAATCCGTTATCTCTTCTGAACCAATATTTGAGACAGTGTGAGTTAGAGGTGAACAAAGCTCATAAGCTAGTTGAGCGTCAGCAGCTGTTAAAAGACCAGTTCGTACGAGAGATGGAAGAAGCAGAGGCAAAAGCAGCTAAGCGTGCTCATCAGGCAGAAATCGCTCAACAAGCGAATGAACAAGAGCTGTATCAGTTCGCACTCCAAGAAAAAGAACAACATGCATTACGTGCAGCGAATTTAAAAGAATCTACGCTGCAAGCAGAAAAAGATCTTGTAGAGCTCGAGCAAAAATACGAACAGATGAAACATAAGCTAAAAGATATGCAGATCAAACGTATGGAATTGATGGGTCGTGAAAATGTAGCACGTGCTCACCAGAAAATGGACCGTGTGATCGACCCGACTCACTCCATAAAAAAATCGGCTTTCCGTTTTGATGAGCTAGAAAGCTATATGGATCGTCTTGAGCAGAAAGTTAACGCTGATTATCATGCAAGTTCGATGGAAGCGAAGCTAGCTAAACTTGAAAAAGATTGGAAAAAAGAAGAATCATCTACTACTGTTTAA